The following are from one region of the Capsicum annuum cultivar UCD-10X-F1 chromosome 1, UCD10Xv1.1, whole genome shotgun sequence genome:
- the LOC107878033 gene encoding serine/threonine-protein phosphatase PP2A catalytic subunit, producing the protein MAMAMNAVPSNTAHGNLDERIALLMQCKPLSEYEVKGLCEKAKEILMKESNVQVESEIFCLHGGLSPSIETLDNIRNFDRVQEVPHDGAMCDLLWSDPDDRCGWGISPRGAGYTFGKDISEQFHLTNNLKLIARAHQLVMEGFNWAHDQKVVTIFSAPNYCYRCGNMASILEVDDSRDRTFIQFEPSPRRGEPDVTRRTPDYFL; encoded by the exons ATGGCCATGGCCATGAATGCGGTGCCATCAAACACAGCTCATGGAAATCTTGATGAGCGAATTGCTCTGCTTATGCAGTGCAAACCCTTGTCCGAGTATGAG GTAAAAGGACTGTGCGAGAAAGCGAAGGAGATTCTAATGAAAGAGAGCAATGTGCAG GTTGAGTCAGAGATATTTTGCCTTCATGGTGGTTTGTCTCCGTCGATTGAAACTCTTGATAATATACGCAATTTCGACCGGGTACAAGAAGTTCCACATGACGGTGCCATGTGTGATCTTTTATGGTCTGATCCTGATGATCGTTGTGGTTGGGGTATCTCACCAAGGGGTGCTGGATATACATTTGGCAAG GATATTTCTGAGCAATTTCACCTCACCAACAACTTGAAGCTAATTGCTAGAGCACACCAGCTGGTTATGGAGGGATTCAATTGGGCCCAT GATCAAAAGGTGGTTACCATCTTTAGTGCACCGAATTATTGTTACCGCTGTGGTAATATGGCTTCCATCTTGGAGGTGGATGATTCCAGGGACCGTACATTCATTCAA TTTGAACCATCTCCCAGGAGAGGGGAGCCAGATGTAACCCGAAGAACACCCGATTACTTCCTATGA